A genomic region of Castor canadensis chromosome 16, mCasCan1.hap1v2, whole genome shotgun sequence contains the following coding sequences:
- the LOC109695838 gene encoding galectin-7-like — protein sequence MSSSVPHKTSLPQGICAGSVLRIRGILPGSASRFHVNLLCSEDQGADAALHVNPRLDTSEVVFNSKEQGGWGREERGAGMPFQRGQPFEVLLIATDDGFKVVVGDSHYHHFRHRVPLARVRVLEVGGDVLLDSVKVF from the exons ATGAGCTCT AGTGTCCCCCACAAGACCTCGCTGCCTCAGGGCATCTGTGCCGGCTCCGTGCTGAGGATCCGGGGCATCCTTCCCGGCTCGGCCAGCAG GTTCCACGTGAACCTGCTGTGCAGCGAGGACCAGGGCGCGGACGCCGCCCTGCACGTTAACCCGCGGCTGGACACGTCCGAGGTGGTGTTCAACAGCAAGGAGCAGGGCGGCTGGGGCCGCGAGGAGCGGGGCGCGGGCATGCCGTTCCAGCGCGGGCAGCCCTTCGAGGTGCTCCTCATCGCCACCGACGACGGCTTCAAG GTGGTGGTCGGGGACAGCCACTACCACCACTTCCGCCACCGGGTGCCGCTGGCGCGCGTGCGCGTGCTGGAGGTGGGCGGCGACGTGCTGCTGGACTCGGTCAAGGTCTTCTGA
- the Lgals4 gene encoding galectin-4: MAFVPAPGYQPTYNPKLPYSQPIPGGLSIGMSVYIQGIAKEHMRRFHVNFAVGQSLEADVAFHFNPRFDGWDKVVFNSRQGGQWGSEEKKRSMPFSKGKPFELVFMVQAEHYKVMVDGKLFYEFRHRLPLQMVTHLQVDGDLELQSINFLGGQPVPPQRPMMTPAYPGPSFAYHNSLPTMQGPPTFNPPVPYTGRLHGGLTARKTIIIKGYVPPSSKSFIINFKVGSSGDLALHINPRIGEGAVVRNSLLNGSWGSEERKLSYNPFGPGQFFDLSIRCGTDRFKVYANGQHLFDYAHRFSAFQRVDVIEIHGDVTLSYVQI, translated from the exons ATGGCCTTTGTCCCTGCACCAGGCTACCAGCCCACCTACAACCCG AAACTGCCCTACAGCCAGCCCATCCCGGGTGGCCTGAGCATCGGAATGTCTGTGTACATCCAGGGAATTGCCAAAGAGCACATGAGGAG ATTCCACGTGAACTTCGCCGtggggcagagcctggaggcagatGTGGCTTTCCACTTCAATCCCCGCTTCGACGGCTGGGACAAGGTGGTCTTCAACTCCAGGCAGGGTGGCCAGTGGGGCAGCGAGGAGAAGAAGAGAAGCATGCCCTTCAGCAAGGGCAAACCCTTCGAGCTGGTGTTCATGGTCCAGGCTGAGCACTACAAG GTGATGGTGGATGGAAAACTCTTCTACGAGTTCCGGCATCGGCTCCCCCTGCAGATGGTCACCCACCTGCAGGTGGACGGGGACCTGGAGCTTCAGTCCATCAACTTCCTTGGAGGCCAGCCAGTCCCACCACAG AGACCCATGATGACCCCAGCTTACCCT GGTCCCAGCTTTGCCTATCATAACAGCTTGCCT ACCATGCAAGGACCCCCAACCTTCAACCCG CCTGTGCCATATACAGGGAGACTGCATGGGGGGCTCACAGCCCGAAAGACCATCATCATCAAAGGCTACGTGCCCCCCTCCAGCAAGAG CTTTATCATCAACTTCAAGGTGGGGTCATCCGGGGACCTGGCTCTGCACATCAACCCCCGCATAGGCGAGGGGGCCGTGGTTCGGAACAGCCTTCTGAACGGCTCGTGGGGCTCCGAAGAGAGGAAGCTCTCCTACAACCCGTTTGGCCCCGGCCAATTCTTTGAT CTGTCCATCCGCTGCGGCACAGATCGGTTCAAGGTTTATGCCAACGGCCAGCACCTCTTCGACTACGCACACCGATTCTCAGCCTTCCAGCGAGTGGATGTGATAGAAATTCATGGCGATGTCACCTTGTCCTATGTCCAAATCTGA